From Rubrobacter calidifluminis, one genomic window encodes:
- a CDS encoding SDR family oxidoreductase: protein MPAGVSELFSLDGRVAVVTGATGVLGGAMARGLARAGAKVAILGRREQRAREVAFGIEKEEGEAIPLPADVLDGSSLERAREEVLREWGRVDILVNAAGGNAPEAITSPRKSFFEVEKAAIEQVVDLNLMGTILPSKIFGEAMVRAEEPEGSIVNVSSMAAQRPLSGVAAYAAAKAAVENFTRWLAVELARAYGEGLRVNAIAPGFFVGEQNRRLLLDEEGNLTARGEKIIEHTPAGRFGEPDDLVGTVVWLCGPSARFVSGAVIPVDGGFGAFAGV from the coding sequence GTGCCAGCGGGCGTGAGCGAACTCTTCTCGCTGGATGGCAGGGTGGCGGTGGTCACCGGGGCGACCGGTGTCCTCGGCGGGGCGATGGCCCGCGGACTCGCCCGTGCCGGGGCGAAGGTGGCCATCCTGGGCAGGCGCGAGCAGCGGGCCCGCGAGGTCGCCTTCGGGATAGAGAAGGAAGAGGGCGAGGCGATTCCCCTCCCGGCGGACGTCCTCGACGGCTCGTCTCTCGAGCGGGCGAGGGAAGAGGTGCTGCGAGAGTGGGGGCGGGTGGACATCCTCGTAAACGCCGCCGGCGGCAACGCCCCCGAGGCCATAACCTCCCCACGCAAGAGCTTCTTCGAGGTGGAGAAGGCGGCCATCGAGCAGGTCGTGGACCTCAACCTGATGGGGACGATCCTGCCCTCGAAGATCTTCGGGGAGGCGATGGTCCGCGCGGAGGAGCCCGAGGGTTCGATCGTCAATGTCTCCTCGATGGCCGCGCAGAGGCCGCTCAGCGGGGTCGCGGCCTACGCCGCGGCGAAGGCGGCGGTGGAGAACTTCACCCGCTGGCTCGCGGTGGAGCTCGCGCGCGCTTACGGGGAGGGGTTGAGGGTCAACGCGATAGCGCCCGGGTTCTTCGTCGGGGAGCAGAACAGAAGGCTGTTGCTCGACGAAGAGGGCAACCTCACCGCCAGGGGAGAGAAGATCATAGAGCACACCCCGGCGGGGCGCTTCGGGGAGCCGGATGATCTGGTCGGGACCGTGGTGTGGCTCTGCGGCCCCTCGGCCAGGTTCGTGAGCGGGGCCGTGATCCCGGTCGACGGTGGGTTCGGAGCCTTCGCGGGCGTCTGA